From a region of the Cucumis sativus cultivar 9930 chromosome 6, Cucumber_9930_V3, whole genome shotgun sequence genome:
- the LOC101211174 gene encoding uncharacterized protein LOC101211174, whose amino-acid sequence MGVKVATTCLQWSQPIVHHSSCYSQTLASIVPYPSSTTRRNRRNGGGRCVYSLSRPGLFGIQLTKFQRSRSCCDYKPRIRTIRTACSAHMEDGFSDEEFSKQIQELALRFQVSSDVNSSHFNAVSSDSVSDSSVDHEFNTAECSLQNQIQITPPQLVSTESPWPEIYHEPSEWTQESEIIPDDIERKANSVDLPLSLRILKRKMQWHDGIREARESAYCSVKKAFSSMVFMIRELHSYSLKLREILFYEDLQGILNRVEKEMHASFVWLFQQVFSHTPTLMVYVMILLANFTVYSMGNNLAIASSSSPSPSITQTAEESFQIQNQKPQKFHSSTIKTFSVSGKTNSIGGGNGGGGGKVRPIASGTDGDGFNRSVNYPTVMPDGTSQLSSIGASAEEETSITGGIIREEEVSLWNSILKEASEMRSAMRNEAIDEETVRRLVSPVIANIESDNYAEYFRTELLYQTGLSQDPNNPLLLTNYAQFLCLVAHDYDRAEEYFKKAVAVKPPDADAFHKYATFLWRVRKDLWAAEELFLESVSAESGNPFYAAKYASFLWTNGAEETCLENL is encoded by the exons ATGGGAGTGAAGGTTGCTACGACGTGTTTACAATGGTCACAGCCTATTGTTCATCATTCTTCTTGTTATTCGCAAACCCTAGCCTCCATAGTTCCATATCCTTCATCAACGACGCGGCGAAACCGTCGCAATGGAGGCGGGCGTTGTGTTTACTCGCTTAGTCGACCAGGTTTATTCGGAATCCAGCTCACGAAGTTTCAACGGTCTCGTTCTTGCTGCGATTATAAGCCAAGGATTCGGACGATCAGAACAGCGTGTAGTGCCCATATGGAAGACGGTTTCTCAGATGAAGAATTCTCCAAACAGATTCAGGAATTGGCGCTTAGGTTTCAAGTTTCCTCTGATGTGAACAGCAGCCATTTCAACGCTGTGAGTTCGGATTCCGTTTCCGATTCCAGTGTTGATCATGAATTTAATACTGCTGAGTGTTCTTTACAAAATCAGATCCAAATCACACCCCCTCAACTCGTTTCAACAGAATCTCCATGGCCAGAAATCTACCATGAACCTTCGGAATGGACTCAAGAAAGTGAGATAATTCCAGACGATATCGAACGGAAAGCAAACAGTGTTGACCTTCCGTTATCTCTTCGAATCTTGAAGAGGAAAATGCAATGGCATGACGGTATCAGAGAAGCAAGAGAGTCCGCTTATTGTTCAGTGAAGAAGGCATTCTCCTCCATGGTTTTCATGATTAGAGAACTCCACAGCTATTCCCTAAAATTGAGAGAGATCCTCTTTTACGAAGATTTACAAGGCATTCTGAATcgagttgaaaaagaaatgcacGCTTCATTTGTGTGGTTATTCCAGCAAGTTTTCTCACACACTCCAACTTTAATGGTGTATGTGATGATTCTCTTAGCCAATTTCACAGTATATTCCATGGGAAACAACCTTGCaattgcttcttcttcctctccttcCCCTTCTATAACACAGACAGCTGAGGAATCCTTTCAAATCCAAAACCAAAAGCCACAGAAATTCCATTCCTCGACAATCAAGACGTTTTCAGTGTCGGGGAAAACAAATTCCATCGGCGGCGGTAATGGAGGAGGCGGCGGAAAGGTCAGGCCGATTGCCAGTGGAACAGACGGCGATGGATTCAATCGGTCAGTCAACTATCCCACCGTCATGCCGGACGGGACTTCCCAATTGTCGTCGATTGGGGCTTCGGCTGAAGAAGAAACCTCGATAACAGGGGGAATTATCAGAGAAGAGGAGGTTTCTCTATGGAATTCGATTCTGAAAGAAGCTTCGGAAATGAGATCTGCTATGAGAAATGAAGCAATCGATGAAGAAACGGTTAGGAGATTGGTATCGCCGGTCATAGCAAACATTGAATCGGATAATTACGCGGAGTATTTTAGAACAGAGCTTTTGTACCAAACGGGATTATCCCAAGATCCTAATAATCCACTCCTTCTCACCAATTACGCCCAATTTCTTTGCCTCGTTGCCCATGATTACGATAG AGCGGAGGAATACTTCAAGAAGGCAGTGGCAGTGAAACCGCCGGATGCAGATGCGTTCCACAAATACGCAACTTTCTTATGGAGAGTCAGAAAGGATTTGTGGGCAGCCGAAGAGTTATTTCTGGAATCCGTTTCAGCCGAGTCCGGTAACCCATTTTATGCTGCAAAATACGCCAGTTTTCTCTGGACCAATGGTGCTGAAGAAAcgtgtttagaaaatttgtaa